In Flavobacterium luteolum, the DNA window AAAACCAGCGGCTAAAATATGCTTTGGTTCAGTTCCTTTTTTCTTGGTTTTTAAAAAAGTAAAAATCTTTTTCAAATCATTGGTATAGGCTGTTTCTGCCGTAAAAAAACCAAAATCTGAATAAATATTTGCTGTACTTTCATTAAAATTTCCTGTTGACAAATAGGCATAATTCTTTTTATTGCCATATTTGTCTTTCATCGTAATCATAGCTGCTTTAGCATGCACTTTTAAATTAGGAAGACTTTGAATGATTTTAATACCGGCATTTTTCATTTCTTTAGACCAGTATAAATTATTATGTTCATCAAAACGCGCTTTTACCTCAACAAAAACAGTTACTTTTTTTCCATTCTTCGCAGCACTGATTAAAGCATTTGCAATTAAAGATTGAGAAGAAATACGATAGAGCGTAATTTTAATTTCCGTAACATTTTTATTTATCGCTGCCTGATTAAAAAACTGAAGCACATAATAATACGATTGATAAGGAAAATGAAGTAATTGGTTTTGTTTTTTTATAACATCAAAAATTGAAGTGTTATTTTCAAAAGGCAAATGCGGAAGATTTGGGTAATACTTTCCCTGAAGCTTTGGTTTAAGAGGATTCGGAAATTTGAATAAATCGAAAAAATTATGATGACTCCCTCCTTTTATCATTTCACTTTTATAAAGTTTAAAGGCTTTTTTACAGATCGAAAAAGAATCTGCATCCATATTGGAATCATATAAAAATCTTGTGGCAGAACCTTTCTTGCGTTCTTCCACTTTTGCTTCAATTTTAGCTATTAAATCACCTGAAGTTTCATCTTCAATTAAATAATTTTCATCTCGATTTAATTTTATGGCATTACACGAAATAATTTTATCCGCAGGAAATATCAACGATAAACAATTTCTGATTATCGTATCGATTGAAATAACATAATGTCTGTTTTCTATACTTTCTAACTGCTTAAAACGATCCAGCTTATCTGAAGGAATATTCAAATAAGCAAAATTGTAATTGCCTTTGCTGTCTTTTAATTTTACCAAAAAATATAAACTTCGGTTATTTAGAAAATATGTTTTGGGATGATTTAAAGTGATATAAACAACCTGAATATAGGACAGAATAATACTTTTAAAGTAATACTCAATCTCCGTTAAATGCACAGGCAGCAATTCCTGATACTCGTAATATATGATATCATTTAAAGCCAATTCAGTCAAAATGGAATAGCTCCATATTTTTCCAAATCTATTTTGCTGTCGATTTACTTCCTTTAAAACATCTTCTAAAAGATCACTGTTTTTCTTAGTCTTCTTTTTCTGCAGTTTATTTATTTTGACCCTGAAAAACTCATCCAGATTAGAAGAATGGATGGCCAAAAATTTGATTCGGTCATATACTGCATTATTTAAGTCTTCAGCTTCATCCAAAATACAGTTATTGAAAGAAAGCCAAGAGATTTCTGAAGGAGTTAGATGATTATGCACGCTTTATATTTTGAGGATTAAAACTGAATTACTACTACTAACTTCGTGAATTTATGTCATTATTATAGCTCTATTTTACTACAAAACCAGGCAATTAACCAAAAAATAATCTATTGCTAACATCATCTTTTATTACTTGGGTTATTTCTGATATTATTTATATTAAACATTAAGTGTTGCTTAAGAAATCTAAAAAAATGCAACGACAAAACCCTTCAAGTTTACACTTGAAGGGTTTGCAGCTATAATGAGCATGAATAATCAGAACTAAAAATTCAATAAAGGCGGATTTTTTTGCAGTTCAGAAAGCAATTTTCGGTTCCCTTTGTTTATGACCGTTCGGACTCTTTTTTTCTTTCCTTCATATTCTTTAATACATTTTTCGAGTTCGCTGTAAAGCTTATTATATTTATCATACAACTCTTGCAGCGATTCCATTTCTTCCCGGATTTCAGATTCCTGTGATTCTCCTAACGCATAAGAAAATACAGCAGACATAACTTCAAATTTATCGAAAGCCATTGCAATAATCCGGTGCTCTCTGGAACTTATTCCATTCATTCTTAAATTTCCTTTATTAAATTAATTATTCAAAAAATAGTGTTTTTACAAAGTTAATTTCTGCAATACTTTTTCAGGATAGTCTGTAATAATTCCATCTACCTTAAGCTGTATCATATTGTCAATTGCTTTGTCATCATTAACAGTCCACGGAATGATTTTAATCTTCATCAATCGAAGTGAATCAACCGCAGTTTGGTTCAGTAATTTATAATGCGGACTGTAAATTTCTGGTTTAAAATCAAGCAAAGAGAGATTTTTAGCTACGCTGCCTTCTCCAACCAAATAGGCTATTTTTGTTTTTGGATATCTTTTGTGCATCACATTTAAAACAGTTGGATCAAAAGATTGAATGTTGATCTTTCGTTCAATACCTTTTTCTTTAATGATTTTCATTACCAAATCTGTAAAAGCTTCTGGTTCTGGCTGTCTTTTGCCATAATCTGATTTTTCAGATTTGATTTCGATATTGTATCGGACTGGTTTTAAATTACTTTTGGCAATAAATCCTTCAACACTATCTATTACTTCTGACAATAAAGGCTTATACGTTTTTTGTTTCTGCTGCATCGGAAAAGAACTATTTCCTCTTGAACCGCCGTCAAATTTTCTAATGCTGTCATACGTCATTTCGTATAGGTTAAAACTCTTTTCTTTGTCCTTTGCAATTGGCTTCCCTTCGCTATCAAGCATATATTGCGAAGACATAAAAGGCTCATGAGAAACGACCACTTTTTGGTCTTTAGAAATTACAACATCCAATTCTACCACATCTGCACCTTTTTTTACAGCACTTAAAAAAGCAGAAATAGAATTCTCAGGAAAATTGCCTCGATCACCTCGATGCCCTTGAACTTCTATTGTTCTTTTTGCTGTAACTGTCTTTTGGCTTCCACAGGAATATATTGCTGCTACACCAATTAAGACACAAATTATCCTTTTGAATTTTGTCATTTTATTTCACTTTATCAATTCTGTAAGTGGTATTTGCCGAATGTGTTTTACCAAACATATCCGTAGCTTTAATTTCAATAGCATGTTCTCCAATAGCAAGATCAGAAGGAATATTTCCTCTCCAAACATGCGTACTTTTTTCAGGATCTGAAGAACGTTTTCCTGGCATAAGCACCTCAGACAATTCCCACTCGTAAACCAATTCTACATAAGATGGATCTTGAACTTCTACATATTCCATTTCTTTCCATTCTCCCTGATCTACGCGGTACATCACTTTGTCTTTTTTGCTTCCCATGAAAAAATTGGCAAATACTCCAGATTTTGTGCGTTTTGCTTTAGCAACCACTTTTGGAGCGAAAACTTTCATCTGATAATTTTCTGGTTTTCCTGCTACTTTATAATCAACAGTATATTTATTTCCGTTAAAATGAATGAAAGCATATCCTTTTGGAGTTCCGTCTCTCATAACCGAAATCGGAATTCCTTTCTCATCCAGTTTACCGGAATACCAATCACCCGATGTGGTTCCGATATTGTAATGATGATGTGGAGTTTCCTGCAGCCAGCCATCTTTCTTTTCCAAAAAATCCTGTCTCTGCATATGTGTATGAGCAGAAAGTGAAAGCGTATTTGGGAAATCTTTCAACAGTTCAAATAGCTTTTGACGGTCTTCATCTCTAAAAGAATCGTCTTTGCTGTCTGGTTCACTTATCGGAATATGAAAAGCCAATACAATCAAATTTTCCTTTGGAACCGTTTTAAGATCATTTTCTATAAACTGCATTTGCTCTTCTGTAAATCCGCCCCAATAGCCTTCATGGTCTCTTGGATCTGGATACAAAACATCATCCAAAACAATAAAATGCACTTTTCCGTAATTAAAAGCATAATTGGCTGGACCAAAATGAGCTTCGTATGTTTCATCTGACAGATTATCTTCTTTGGCATCAAAATTCAAATCATGATTTCCTAAAAGATTGTACCACGGAATTCCAACTTTCTTTACTGCCTGAATGTATGGGTTGAATAAACTAAGGTCATTTCCAACCAAATCTCCCATGCTTAATCCAAAGGGAATGTTTTTAATGCCTTCAACCTCGGCAACAATTCCTCTTGCGAAAAAATCAACTTCTTCCAGATTATACGGCTGGGGATCTCCGAAAACAAGTGCTGTAAAATCATTTGTTTCCTTTTGTGGAAGCAATCCAAAATCTACAGATTCCGGTAATTTTCCTGTTGGGGCAACTCCTTCAAACTTACCTTTAGGAGAACCCGAAGGTTTATGGTTATAGAAAAACTGAGGCAGGTTATCCTTATTAACCTGAATTTTATAACCAGAAGGTTTGATTACGGCAATTATAGCATCACTTTGCAATGGCAATTCGTAGTTTCCTTTTTTATCAGTTAAGACTACTTCACGGCCGTTGGTTACAGCAACATTTGCAATTCCTTTTTCTTTTTTTTCCTTTTTACCGTTTTGATTCAAATCTTCAAATACGACTCCTTTTACGCTTGTCTGTGCTGTTAAAACTCCGCAAAACAACATTGCGCTGTATATAAATGTCTTTTTCATTTTTTAAAATTTTATTTATCCCACCAAACTTTCGTATTGATATTATCGCCTCCAACCATTTCAACTGCTTTGTGATAGTTTTCGGTATTTTTAATCTGTTGATTGTCTGGATAAGTGAATCTAGAAGGCATAATCCCATTATTTAACATTGCTGATGTTGTTGGCAAAACTGGCAATCCTGTTCTACGGTATTCAAACCATTGCTGATAATCTGTAAAGTATAAAGCGTAATATTTCTGCAGCATGATTCTCTCTAAAGTTCCATTGTACTGCGCTTCCGGTTTGCTAAAGTAAGTAGTTGGAGTTGTTGCTTTTAATTGTTCGATTCCTGCTCTTACTCCTTTTTCATAATGTCCTGCGGCATCAGTGATAAGACCTCTTTGCGCTAATTCTGCTTTAATAAATTCAACCTCGGCATACGTTAAAAGAAAAATCTGCATTGGATTTTGTACCTGCGTATTCAAAAGTGTTGAAGCATTATATTTGAACTGAGAATCTGAACCTGCATAAGCACTTGTAATTCCTTTAAATCCGATTGGCGCATTGGTAACCAAAGCTGTCGCACCAGTTGCAATTATCGCTCTTCTTGGGTCTTCAAGCGTGTTCAAATTATCGATAAAGAAAGAAGCCATTTTGATGTTAAGATTGAAATCCTGCGGTCTTCCCCACGGAGAAACATTTGGAGATACGCCCGTTATTTTCAAAATTGCACTTTCGGAAGTATTAGTAAAAACTGGATACACTTCAGGATGATCAGCCATATAAGCCAGTTTTGCAAAAGCTCCCGTTTCTGTTCTGTTTGAAACTCTTAGCAATAATCTCATTTTAAGAGAATTGGTGAATTTCTTCCATTTCAGGACATTGTTTTGAAACAAAATATCTTCTGTATAAATCATGGCTTTGCTTGTATCATACAAAGTATTAGCTCTTTCTAAATCAGCTAAAATCGTTTCATAGATAAACTCCTGCGTATCATACTTTGGATATAAAATTCCATCTTCTCCACGCGCAGCATCAATCATCGGAACTGGCCCAAAAAGATCGGTAAGATTAGCATACACTAACGCATTTAATGTTAACGCCACTGCTTCATAATTGCCGTCTCCTGCTTTTACAGAAGCCATTCGCATTTCTCTAATATTGTTAAGCCATTTGTAATAATTATTCCATGCGGAGTTTCCAATATTATTGCTTACATCATAACGATGCAAACCTCCCGAGATACTCGGAAAAGGAAGTGAAACCTGCATTAGATTGAAAGTGACATCTACGCTCTGAGTTGCGTTTTGAGAAGCAATTCCGTAAATAATTGGGTTGATTAAAGTACCCGGACTTATTTCGGTAATAAGATTAGGATTCTCATTTAGTTCTTCATAACCTCCTGTGCAGGAAATAGCAAGTCCTGTAAGCAGTAATAGTATTGCTGTAATTTTTATCTTTTTCATTGTCTTATTATAAAGTCAAACTTAAATTGAAACCGTAAGTGGCTGGAGACGGCATCTGTCCCATTTCGA includes these proteins:
- the ppk1 gene encoding polyphosphate kinase 1 translates to MHNHLTPSEISWLSFNNCILDEAEDLNNAVYDRIKFLAIHSSNLDEFFRVKINKLQKKKTKKNSDLLEDVLKEVNRQQNRFGKIWSYSILTELALNDIIYYEYQELLPVHLTEIEYYFKSIILSYIQVVYITLNHPKTYFLNNRSLYFLVKLKDSKGNYNFAYLNIPSDKLDRFKQLESIENRHYVISIDTIIRNCLSLIFPADKIISCNAIKLNRDENYLIEDETSGDLIAKIEAKVEERKKGSATRFLYDSNMDADSFSICKKAFKLYKSEMIKGGSHHNFFDLFKFPNPLKPKLQGKYYPNLPHLPFENNTSIFDVIKKQNQLLHFPYQSYYYVLQFFNQAAINKNVTEIKITLYRISSQSLIANALISAAKNGKKVTVFVEVKARFDEHNNLYWSKEMKNAGIKIIQSLPNLKVHAKAAMITMKDKYGNKKNYAYLSTGNFNESTANIYSDFGFFTAETAYTNDLKKIFTFLKTKKKGTEPKHILAAGFNMKEKLLELIDIEIKNKKADKPASVFLKVNGLDEKDIIDKLIEADKAGVEVTLIVRGICTLLPGIKKVSENIKIYRIVDMFLEHSRIYKFANNGQEKVYLSSADMLSRNLNRRIEVAFPIYDEKYIEEINKIIQLQLEDNTKRRIINSEGLNELEIDDHENPRRAQTEIYDWLEETNRTS
- a CDS encoding glycerophosphodiester phosphodiesterase family protein, translated to MTKFKRIICVLIGVAAIYSCGSQKTVTAKRTIEVQGHRGDRGNFPENSISAFLSAVKKGADVVELDVVISKDQKVVVSHEPFMSSQYMLDSEGKPIAKDKEKSFNLYEMTYDSIRKFDGGSRGNSSFPMQQKQKTYKPLLSEVIDSVEGFIAKSNLKPVRYNIEIKSEKSDYGKRQPEPEAFTDLVMKIIKEKGIERKINIQSFDPTVLNVMHKRYPKTKIAYLVGEGSVAKNLSLLDFKPEIYSPHYKLLNQTAVDSLRLMKIKIIPWTVNDDKAIDNMIQLKVDGIITDYPEKVLQKLTL
- a CDS encoding calcineurin-like phosphoesterase family protein; the protein is MKKTFIYSAMLFCGVLTAQTSVKGVVFEDLNQNGKKEKKEKGIANVAVTNGREVVLTDKKGNYELPLQSDAIIAVIKPSGYKIQVNKDNLPQFFYNHKPSGSPKGKFEGVAPTGKLPESVDFGLLPQKETNDFTALVFGDPQPYNLEEVDFFARGIVAEVEGIKNIPFGLSMGDLVGNDLSLFNPYIQAVKKVGIPWYNLLGNHDLNFDAKEDNLSDETYEAHFGPANYAFNYGKVHFIVLDDVLYPDPRDHEGYWGGFTEEQMQFIENDLKTVPKENLIVLAFHIPISEPDSKDDSFRDEDRQKLFELLKDFPNTLSLSAHTHMQRQDFLEKKDGWLQETPHHHYNIGTTSGDWYSGKLDEKGIPISVMRDGTPKGYAFIHFNGNKYTVDYKVAGKPENYQMKVFAPKVVAKAKRTKSGVFANFFMGSKKDKVMYRVDQGEWKEMEYVEVQDPSYVELVYEWELSEVLMPGKRSSDPEKSTHVWRGNIPSDLAIGEHAIEIKATDMFGKTHSANTTYRIDKVK
- a CDS encoding SusD/RagB family nutrient-binding outer membrane lipoprotein — translated: MKKIKITAILLLLTGLAISCTGGYEELNENPNLITEISPGTLINPIIYGIASQNATQSVDVTFNLMQVSLPFPSISGGLHRYDVSNNIGNSAWNNYYKWLNNIREMRMASVKAGDGNYEAVALTLNALVYANLTDLFGPVPMIDAARGEDGILYPKYDTQEFIYETILADLERANTLYDTSKAMIYTEDILFQNNVLKWKKFTNSLKMRLLLRVSNRTETGAFAKLAYMADHPEVYPVFTNTSESAILKITGVSPNVSPWGRPQDFNLNIKMASFFIDNLNTLEDPRRAIIATGATALVTNAPIGFKGITSAYAGSDSQFKYNASTLLNTQVQNPMQIFLLTYAEVEFIKAELAQRGLITDAAGHYEKGVRAGIEQLKATTPTTYFSKPEAQYNGTLERIMLQKYYALYFTDYQQWFEYRRTGLPVLPTTSAMLNNGIMPSRFTYPDNQQIKNTENYHKAVEMVGGDNINTKVWWDK